The proteins below are encoded in one region of Fulvia fulva chromosome 9, complete sequence:
- a CDS encoding Hsp70/Hsp90 co-chaperone cns1, giving the protein MPQEDIATAASKLSLHNGDAAQHKNADQFVESMTAALPPTRQKAQEMSVDELMKEMNRVPLFMTSLDETDGEGGENVMLEAIKALAHEGTKVEVAENFRTQGNEAARDKLWSDAREFYTKAIGTLRGTITTTEVEDDTEHKVIEIDEAAEAKKEREIEEACLTNRALCNLEMKNHGSCNKDCAAALRLNPRNIKAWYRAASACLSLDKIPEALDACTSGLQFDASNAALKTLSTRIAARRDYLAQLEQARIARESAARAEAAALRKGLKDRNIPTRETDSPPEMEDAKITLAEKTGPMSEMSFPVLLLYPLHAQTDFVKTFREGEALVDHLEYILPLPWDSASEYGNLDDLECYMETAQGGLIKAGKKLALIKLLGSGKVEIVDGLVRVFVVPKKRANEWIEQFKLRRGKQQ; this is encoded by the exons ATGCCTCAGGAGGACATTGCCACGGCCGCCAGCAAGCTATCGCTGCATAATGGCGATGCAGCACAACATAAAAACGCGGATCAGTTCGTCGAGTCGATGACTGCGGCCCTGCCGCCGACGCGGCAAAAGGCACAAGAGATGTCTGTAGACGAGCTCATGAAGGAGATGAATCGCGTACCGCTATTCATGACCTCCCTGGATGAGACTGATGGCGAAGGTGGCGAAAATGTTATGCTTGAAGCTATCAAAGCTCTGGCGCATGAGGGCACTAAGGTAGAGGTTGCTGAAAACTTCCGCACTCAAGGTAACGAAGCAGCACGAGATAAGCTATGGAGCGATGCTCGCGAGTTCTACACCAAAGCCATTGGCACGCTGCGCGGTACCATTACTACCACTGAAGTTGAAGACGACACCGAGCACAAAGTCATCGAGATCGACGAAGCAGCAGAAGCCAAAAAGGAGCGCGAAATTGAGGAAGCATGCCTTACGAACCGCGCCCTCTGCAACCTCGAGATGA AAAACCACGGCTCCTGCAACAAAGACTGTGCCGCAGCCCTACGACTCAACCCACGAAACATCAAAGCCTGGTACCGCGCAGCCTCAGCCTGCCTCTCGCTTGACAAGATCCCAGAAGCACTAGATGCCTGCACCTCCGGCCTGCAATTTGACGCAAGCAACGCTGCCCTCAAAACCCTGTCTACCAGAATTGCCGCCCGCAGGGATTACCTTGCGCAACTCGAACAGGCGCGTATCGCGCGGGAATCTGCTGCGAGAGCTGAAGCGGCTGCACTCCGGAAGGGACTCAAAGACCGGAACATACCTACACGTGAGACGGACTCACCGCCAGAGATGGAGGATGCGAAGATTACGTTGGCAGAGAAGACCGGTCCGATGAGTGAGATGAGTTTCCCAGTCTTACTGCTGTATCCGCTACACGCACAGACGGATTTCGTCAAGACGTTCAGGGAGGGGGAGGCCCTGGTTGACCATTTGGAATATATCCTGCCCCTGCCATGGGATTCTGCATCGGAGTATGGGAACCTCGACGATCTGGAGTGCTACATGGAGACAGCGCAGGGAGGGCTGATCAAGGCGGGTAAGAAGCTGGCGTTGATTAAGTTGTTAGGGAGTGGCAAGGTTGAGATTGTGGATGGGTTGGTGAGAGTTTTCGTCGTGCCCAAGAAGCGGGCGAACGAGTGGATTGAGCAGTTCAAGCTGCGCAGGGGGAAGCAGCAATAG
- a CDS encoding Chitobiosyldiphosphodolichol beta-mannosyltransferase: MYGRRQEGSIWPATVAAMTWIALACTAALYGAGVCSVITFLLICTLPSTYSDFPPRALAESTFTDDAKREREKSGYAYYAKHKDSNGRLKVDASVQIVVLGDIGRSPRMQYHALSIAKHGGKVDFIGYMGAQVHPDILKSAFIDIVPLKPFPAALQTSNKLLFLLVAPLKLLYQVFGLYYTLAYRTKASRWMLIQNPPSIPTLAICQAICFLRNTRLVIDWHNFGYSILALRLTAKHPLVRISEWYEGFFSAHGVHAHFCVTNAMSRVLKDKWGIENALPLHDRPAEIYQPLSIEQRAAVLRRLPGTSEHANDILEGRCKLLVSSTSWTPDEDFSILLDALVQYSAAVAADNTLPNIIAIITGKGPQRDHYLRKIEALTREGKLPYVMVATAWLSPEDYAALLGAADLGVSLHTSSSGVDLPMKVVDMFGTGLPVVGWGDFEAWPELVKEGVNGKGFDSADKLASILKDLLGDDGSGLMELEELSRGAMKEVRRRWEDEWMPVAGKLFQLH; encoded by the coding sequence ATGTACGGCCGTCGCCAGGAAGGTTCTATATGGCCGGCGACGGTGGCAGCAATGACATGGATTGCCTTGGCCTGCACTGCAGCCTTGTATGGAGCGGGAGTCTGCTCAGTCATCACCTTCCTCCTGATATGCACTCTGCCCTCCACATACTCCGACTTCCCGCCCCGTGCCCTGGCTGAGAGCACCTTCACCGACGACGCCAAGCGAGAAAGGGAGAAGTCTGGTTACGCGTACTACGCGAAGCACAAAGATAGCAATGGCCGGCTCAAAGTGGACGCCAGTGTCCAGATCGTGGTCCTGGGAGACATTGGCCGCAGTCCTCGCATGCAATACCATGCCTTGAGCATCGCCAAACATGGCGGCAAAGTCGACTTTATCGGATACATGGGAGCGCAAGTTCATCCTGACATCCTGAAGAGCGCGTTCATCGACATCGTCCCGCTCAAGCCATTCCCAGCAGCACTGCAGACCAGTAACAAGCTACTCTTCCTACTGGTAGCACCACTGAAACTGCTTTACCAAGTATTCGGCCTCTACTACACTTTGGCCTACCGAACGAAAGCCTCAAGATGGATGCTGATACAGAATCCACCTTCGATCCCAACACTAGCCATATGCCAAGCAATCTGCTTCCTCCGCAACACCAGGTTGGTGATCGACTGGCATAACTTTGGCTACTCCATCCTAGCACTTCGCCTGACTGCCAAACATCCGCTAGTCAGGATCTCAGAATGGTATGAGGGCTTCTTCTCGGCTCATGGGGTACACGCCCACTTCTGCGTCACGAATGCAATGAGCAGAGTTCTGAAAGACAAGTGGGGCATTGAGAATGCTCTCCCACTGCACGACAGGCCAGCAGAGATCTATCAGCCATTGTCAATCGAGCAACGAGCAGCAGTACTACGGCGTCTCCCTGGCACATCAGAACACGCGAACGATATCCTCGAAGGCCGCTGCAAACTGCTTGTGAGCTCTACGTCCTGGACGCCCGATGAAGACTTCTCGATACTACTAGATGCTCTGGTGCAGTATTCCGCCGCGGTAGCAGCCGACAACACTCTACCAAACATCATCGCGATCATTACAGGCAAGGGTCCACAACGAGATCACTACCTCCGCAAGATCGAAGCACTGACGCGGGAAGGCAAGCTACCTTATGTTATGGTCGCCACCGCCTGGCTCAGTCCAGAGGACTACGCTGCCCTTCTAGGTGCCGCGGATCTTGGCGTATCGTTACATACCTCTTCGTCCGGTGTTGACCTGCCGATGAAGGTGGTAGACATGTTCGGAACAGGTCTACCCGTGGTCGGCTGGGGTGACTTCGAGGCATGGCCGGAACTGGTCAAGGAGGGCGTGAATGGCAAAGGCTTTGACAGCGCGGACAAGCTTGCGTCGATTCTAAAGGATCTGCTTGGCGATGATGGGAGTGGCCTCATGGAGCTTGAAGAGCTGAGCCGTGGCGCTATGAAGGAAGTCAGGAGGAGATGGGAGGACGAGTGGATGCCTGTGGCTGGGAAATTGTTTCAGCTTCACTGA